The proteins below come from a single Candidatus Zixiibacteriota bacterium genomic window:
- a CDS encoding DUF4397 domain-containing protein — translation MQKTLLSSLFVLMALVAALFLACDDDEPPVGSGSPRANVRVIHASFDAPDVDIRVDGAVAVAGLGYGATSGYAQVDPGARNVTVTPSGATTPVVLDLDVNVTVDKFYTVVALDEMSTIDAVFQEDLRSSNPSKAKVRFIHAAPDAPAVDIKVNSGTGATVFSNRAFKSVSDYIEVDAGAYTFAVTATGSTAEEALYKPIGLQNGKVYTIVALGTLDKTDAYPFRVRVFTDNDDGAAFADLLDADLPDATVRVLHTSYDGGPVDVLVDDAVAFASLTYGEAAAYSVVTAGTRNIKVTPAGVSSTVLVETDDEFRSGNEYTLVAVDEAADLDLLIGGDNRTPNPDQAKVRFIHASPDAPRVDVRLNSGFGPKQFPNVAFRTIGAYSSVDAGDYVFVLTMADSTWELIAYEPIALANGQVYTLVALGTLDDGDAYPFTLRLFSDNDDGTSYTDLTVEPRTKADFRVMHLSYDAPAVNVLVDGYAAIPSLAFKGSSKYTELNAGTRNIQVQSAAGGPSVIDADLDFVAGAEYTIFAVDRLTTIAALFEEDDRAPVADQAKVRFVHAVHDAPAVDIKLETGTGAAVFSNLSFKDITDYQIIDDTQYRFVVTAAGDTNEVLVFNPVALSPNTTYTIVAHGTFSLTDTVQFGVRVYTDNGNGNQFVDLTIAKSPVRLIHASYDGPVLDVLSDGVRQIQAVPYRGTAGYAQLNAGTRNIQVVPANQTSPVLIEETRLLDEDVYYTAFAFDELASIEGVFVVDDRVLSGTQAKVRFVHAAPDAGPVDIKVNSGSGAAVFAAANYKDISSYVSVDPGAYVFAVTAAGNTDEIVVFDPFALQTNSLYTIVAFGTLDTLDQYPFGVRVFRDNGDGNIVNDLTINEPSIRVIHASYDAPAVEVRVDDVLKWDDTIQYAGTKGYSEVDPGVRNIKVGPVGGAAVIDIDLNLAFNTDYTIFAMDQLALIDPVYDIDDRTPNPSAPKARFVHASPDAPAVDVKTVSGTGATLFGNVSFKGITPYQTLSAGATQLVITPAGSSSEVRVYLPFTFANNTVYTIMAFGTLADGDGYPFRVRIFTDNGAGTGSSELTIAASKLRVIHAGVDGYPIETLVGDSIKHTNVAYEGAGGYLDVGPGNRNIKVRQSGFATPPVIDTTVELGFRTDYTLLVLDSLSRMSAVVASDARATITDSVKLRFTHAVLDMPAVDIRRDNPTGTLLFGDYAFGEVSPYLVVSNGSYVFSVVEAGTTNEVARFDATTLNTSSSYTLIALGTANQADASPFTVRLFTDNGPGNQSTALTAKTGKVRAIHLSQDSPAVDFTLDGVSQATNIDFRTPTAYVNATPGTRALALLETGTANVVVDTSVIAAPDASYTLWAFDSTGTAVAGRISTDDRAVVTNPKVRFVNAVSDAPALTLQNFTFGFPLPMNSNVSFKTVSTYTSTLTASPTFVFQVADAGTLAVVVLFQPVNITGSTVYTMVLTGTLDTGDAYPLQGRLYIDNGTGSQVVDLVPTVKSGE, via the coding sequence ATGCAAAAGACCTTGCTCTCGAGTCTGTTTGTATTGATGGCACTCGTCGCCGCCTTGTTCTTGGCATGCGATGATGATGAGCCGCCGGTTGGATCGGGGAGCCCCCGGGCGAATGTCCGCGTGATCCACGCGAGCTTCGACGCGCCTGATGTCGACATCCGCGTCGACGGCGCCGTGGCCGTCGCCGGGCTCGGGTATGGCGCCACTTCCGGCTATGCCCAGGTTGATCCCGGTGCGCGCAATGTCACCGTGACGCCCTCCGGCGCGACAACACCGGTCGTGCTGGATCTCGATGTGAACGTTACCGTCGACAAGTTCTACACCGTAGTGGCGCTCGACGAAATGAGTACCATTGACGCCGTCTTCCAGGAAGACCTCCGTTCCTCCAATCCCAGCAAGGCCAAGGTACGCTTCATTCACGCCGCTCCCGACGCGCCTGCTGTCGACATCAAGGTCAACAGCGGTACCGGAGCCACCGTGTTCTCGAACCGCGCCTTCAAGTCCGTTTCGGACTACATCGAAGTTGACGCCGGCGCGTATACGTTTGCCGTCACGGCCACCGGCTCGACCGCCGAAGAAGCCTTGTACAAGCCGATCGGACTGCAAAACGGCAAGGTCTACACCATTGTCGCCCTTGGCACGCTCGACAAGACCGACGCGTACCCGTTCCGGGTTCGCGTGTTCACCGATAACGACGATGGTGCGGCGTTCGCCGACCTGCTCGATGCCGATCTGCCGGACGCCACCGTTCGCGTTCTCCACACCAGCTACGATGGCGGGCCGGTCGACGTGCTGGTCGATGATGCCGTCGCGTTTGCTTCGCTGACCTACGGTGAAGCCGCCGCGTATTCCGTCGTAACGGCGGGAACCCGCAATATCAAAGTGACGCCCGCCGGCGTATCCTCAACCGTCCTCGTGGAAACGGACGACGAATTTCGCTCGGGCAATGAATACACGCTTGTAGCCGTGGATGAAGCCGCGGACCTCGATTTGCTCATTGGCGGCGACAATCGGACTCCCAACCCCGACCAGGCCAAGGTGCGATTTATCCACGCGTCGCCCGATGCGCCCCGCGTCGATGTCCGTCTGAACAGCGGTTTCGGACCGAAGCAGTTCCCCAACGTGGCATTCAGGACTATCGGCGCCTATTCGTCCGTCGATGCCGGTGACTACGTGTTCGTTCTGACCATGGCCGACTCGACGTGGGAACTGATTGCGTACGAGCCGATCGCCCTCGCGAACGGCCAGGTCTACACGCTGGTCGCTCTGGGCACGCTCGACGACGGTGACGCGTATCCGTTCACGCTGCGGCTGTTCTCCGATAACGATGACGGTACGTCGTATACCGACCTGACCGTCGAGCCGCGCACGAAGGCCGACTTCCGCGTCATGCACCTGAGCTACGACGCGCCGGCCGTCAACGTCCTCGTCGATGGATATGCGGCGATACCGAGTCTGGCTTTCAAGGGCTCGTCGAAGTACACGGAATTGAACGCCGGGACCCGCAATATTCAGGTTCAGTCCGCCGCTGGTGGGCCATCTGTGATCGATGCCGATCTTGATTTCGTGGCCGGCGCGGAGTACACGATCTTCGCCGTCGACCGTCTGACCACGATTGCGGCGCTTTTTGAAGAAGACGACCGCGCGCCGGTCGCCGACCAGGCTAAGGTCCGGTTCGTGCATGCGGTGCATGATGCCCCGGCGGTAGACATCAAGCTCGAGACCGGTACCGGCGCCGCCGTATTCAGCAATCTTTCCTTCAAGGATATCACCGATTATCAGATAATCGACGATACCCAGTATCGGTTCGTCGTGACCGCGGCCGGGGATACGAACGAAGTCCTCGTGTTTAACCCGGTTGCGTTGTCGCCCAACACCACGTACACCATTGTCGCGCACGGTACGTTCAGTCTTACGGACACCGTCCAGTTTGGTGTGCGCGTATACACCGACAACGGAAACGGAAACCAGTTTGTTGACCTTACGATCGCCAAATCGCCGGTTCGACTGATCCACGCCAGCTACGACGGGCCGGTGCTCGACGTGCTCTCCGACGGCGTGCGGCAGATACAGGCCGTGCCGTACCGCGGCACCGCCGGGTATGCCCAGTTGAACGCGGGCACGCGGAACATCCAGGTCGTCCCGGCCAACCAGACCTCACCGGTGCTGATCGAAGAGACCCGGCTGCTCGACGAAGACGTGTACTACACGGCCTTTGCGTTTGACGAATTGGCGTCCATCGAAGGCGTATTTGTCGTTGATGATCGGGTCTTGAGCGGGACACAGGCCAAAGTCCGTTTTGTCCACGCAGCCCCCGATGCCGGCCCCGTTGACATCAAGGTCAATTCGGGCTCTGGCGCCGCCGTCTTCGCGGCCGCCAACTACAAGGACATTTCGTCCTACGTGAGTGTTGATCCCGGTGCATACGTCTTCGCCGTTACCGCGGCGGGCAATACCGACGAGATCGTCGTCTTCGATCCGTTCGCACTCCAGACCAACAGTCTCTACACGATCGTCGCGTTCGGCACACTTGACACGCTCGATCAATATCCGTTCGGTGTTCGAGTGTTCCGTGACAACGGCGACGGCAACATCGTGAACGACCTGACGATCAACGAGCCGTCCATTCGCGTTATCCACGCCAGTTACGACGCCCCGGCTGTCGAGGTACGCGTGGATGACGTCCTCAAGTGGGATGATACGATCCAGTATGCAGGCACCAAAGGATACAGCGAAGTTGATCCGGGTGTCCGCAATATCAAGGTCGGCCCGGTGGGCGGTGCGGCCGTTATCGACATCGACCTCAACCTCGCGTTCAACACTGACTACACGATCTTTGCGATGGATCAGCTCGCGCTGATCGATCCGGTGTACGATATAGACGATCGCACGCCGAATCCTTCGGCGCCGAAGGCCCGGTTCGTGCATGCTTCACCCGATGCCCCGGCGGTCGACGTCAAGACCGTGTCGGGAACGGGGGCGACTCTGTTCGGTAACGTGTCCTTCAAGGGCATTACACCGTACCAAACCCTGTCCGCTGGCGCCACCCAGCTCGTGATAACGCCGGCCGGCAGCTCCAGCGAGGTGCGAGTGTACCTGCCGTTCACCTTTGCCAACAATACGGTCTACACGATCATGGCGTTCGGTACGCTCGCCGACGGCGACGGGTATCCGTTCCGTGTCCGCATCTTTACGGACAACGGCGCCGGCACAGGTAGTTCGGAACTTACCATCGCGGCCTCCAAGCTGCGCGTGATCCACGCCGGTGTCGACGGCTATCCGATTGAAACCCTCGTGGGAGACTCCATCAAGCATACGAACGTCGCGTATGAAGGAGCCGGCGGGTATCTCGACGTCGGACCCGGTAATCGTAATATCAAGGTCCGTCAGTCCGGCTTTGCCACGCCGCCGGTGATCGATACAACGGTCGAGCTCGGCTTCCGCACCGACTACACGCTGCTTGTCCTCGATTCGCTGAGCCGGATGAGCGCGGTCGTTGCTTCGGATGCCCGGGCCACGATCACTGACTCGGTCAAGCTCCGCTTCACACACGCGGTCCTCGACATGCCGGCGGTCGATATCCGGCGCGACAATCCGACCGGGACGCTCTTGTTCGGCGACTACGCCTTCGGGGAAGTATCGCCTTACCTGGTGGTGAGCAACGGGAGCTACGTCTTCTCGGTTGTTGAAGCGGGTACGACGAACGAAGTGGCCCGGTTTGACGCCACCACACTCAACACCTCGTCGTCCTACACGCTCATAGCTCTGGGGACGGCCAATCAGGCCGACGCCAGTCCGTTCACGGTTCGCCTCTTCACGGATAACGGTCCCGGCAACCAGTCGACCGCGTTGACCGCCAAGACCGGTAAGGTCCGCGCGATTCATCTCAGTCAGGATTCTCCTGCCGTGGACTTCACGCTCGACGGTGTCTCGCAGGCGACCAATATCGACTTCCGCACGCCGACCGCTTATGTGAACGCCACTCCGGGTACGCGCGCCCTGGCATTGCTGGAGACCGGCACGGCCAACGTCGTGGTGGATACTAGCGTCATAGCCGCGCCTGACGCGAGCTACACGCTGTGGGCCTTTGACTCAACCGGAACGGCCGTCGCGGGAAGAATCAGCACCGACGACCGGGCGGTGGTCACCAATCCGAAGGTGCGTTTTGTCAACGCGGTCTCTGACGCGCCGGCACTTACGCTCCAGAACTTTACCTTCGGGTTCCCGCTGCCGATGAACAGCAACGTGAGCTTCAAGACGGTGTCGACGTACACGTCGACCCTCACCGCAAGTCCCACCTTCGTATTCCAGGTGGCCGACGCCGGTACGCTCGCTGTCGTCGTGCTGTTCCAGCCGGTGAATATCACCGGCAGCACCGTCTACACCATGGTGCTGACGGGTACACTCGACACCGGCGACGCCTATCCGCTGCAGGGTCGCCTGTACATCGATAATGGTACCGGCAGTCAGGTGGTGGACCTGGTGCCGACCGTCAAGTCGGGAGAATAG
- a CDS encoding mechanosensitive ion channel, translated as MEETIYQWLVQLGLSESWALSLRRLVVGVIVIVLAVVANYVFRRIILETVKRVVSRTSTTWDDALLQRRVFHRLSHLAPAVVVFVSASMFPAYQQHIERLSYVYMILVGVFVFNALLNAFVDIYNSYDISRHRPVKGYVQLVQIIIAIFVGVYVVALLINRDPWPLLTGLGAMTAILLLVFKDTILGLVASVQLTTNDMVRIGDWIEMPKYGADGDVIDVTLHTVKVQNWDKTITTIPSYALISDSFRNWRGMQESGGRRIKRAVNIDMSTVKFCTKEMLDRFEQYQLITDYVRSRREEIAAYNRERGVNATYLVNGRHMTNLGTFRAYVAAYLRNHPKVHQDMTFLIRYLAPGDNGLPLEVYVFSNDLVWANYENIQADIFDHILAVLPYFDLRAFQHPTGSDFRRLAGESH; from the coding sequence ATGGAAGAGACTATTTACCAGTGGTTGGTACAACTGGGGCTTTCGGAGAGCTGGGCCCTGAGTCTTCGTCGATTGGTTGTAGGCGTGATCGTCATCGTGCTTGCAGTCGTCGCGAATTACGTTTTCCGCAGGATCATACTCGAGACAGTCAAGCGGGTAGTCAGCCGAACGTCGACGACCTGGGATGACGCCCTGCTTCAACGCCGCGTCTTCCACCGGTTGTCACACCTGGCGCCGGCAGTCGTGGTTTTCGTTTCGGCATCGATGTTTCCGGCCTACCAGCAGCATATCGAGCGACTGTCATACGTATACATGATCCTGGTCGGCGTATTCGTATTCAACGCTTTGCTCAACGCGTTTGTCGACATCTACAATTCTTACGATATCTCCCGACACCGCCCGGTCAAGGGGTATGTACAGCTTGTACAGATAATCATAGCGATATTTGTCGGCGTCTATGTCGTCGCGCTGCTGATCAATCGCGACCCCTGGCCCCTGTTGACGGGGCTCGGCGCCATGACGGCTATCCTTCTGCTGGTCTTCAAGGACACGATTCTCGGTCTGGTGGCGAGCGTTCAGCTCACGACAAACGACATGGTCAGGATAGGCGACTGGATCGAGATGCCCAAGTATGGGGCCGACGGCGACGTGATCGATGTAACGCTGCATACGGTCAAGGTGCAGAACTGGGATAAGACGATCACGACAATTCCGTCGTACGCGTTGATCTCGGATTCCTTTCGCAACTGGCGCGGGATGCAGGAGTCGGGAGGGCGGCGAATCAAGCGGGCAGTCAATATCGACATGTCGACCGTGAAGTTCTGCACGAAGGAGATGCTGGATCGTTTCGAGCAGTATCAACTCATCACGGATTACGTGCGTAGCCGAAGAGAGGAAATCGCCGCGTACAACCGGGAACGGGGCGTCAACGCGACGTATCTGGTGAACGGCCGCCACATGACGAATCTCGGGACCTTCCGCGCCTATGTCGCCGCGTACCTTCGCAACCATCCCAAGGTGCACCAGGACATGACCTTTCTCATCCGCTACCTTGCTCCCGGCGACAACGGCCTGCCGCTGGAGGTCTACGTGTTCAGCAACGACCTGGTGTGGGCGAACTACGAAAACATCCAGGCGGACATTTTCGATCACATCCTTGCGGTTCTCCCCTACTTCGACCTGCGCGCATTCCAGCATCCGACCGGATCGGATTTCCGTCGGCTGGCGGGCGAATCACACTGA
- a CDS encoding Rrf2 family transcriptional regulator encodes MKFSTRARYGLRMMVELARLLEHEHLVHLGRIARITGLSENYLAQLAISLRNDGLLIGVSGQRGGYQLARPASQIRVGDIIKALIGPISLTDCVTNPNVCMNSGACETRTVWAIVNHRVQETLDSMSLADLIRRDWLSDMQQKHADLALLFPDRMVAALAEDASAGCPGKKDVR; translated from the coding sequence ATGAAGTTCTCCACCAGGGCACGTTATGGCCTGCGCATGATGGTCGAGCTGGCTCGACTCCTTGAGCACGAACACCTTGTGCACCTCGGCCGCATCGCCAGAATCACCGGACTGTCCGAGAATTACCTCGCTCAACTGGCCATATCGTTGCGCAACGACGGACTGCTGATCGGCGTTTCCGGGCAGAGGGGGGGCTACCAGCTGGCACGTCCGGCGTCGCAGATTCGGGTCGGCGACATCATCAAGGCCCTGATCGGTCCGATCAGCCTCACCGACTGCGTTACCAATCCAAACGTCTGCATGAACAGCGGCGCCTGCGAAACACGAACGGTCTGGGCGATCGTCAACCACCGCGTCCAGGAAACCCTCGACAGCATGTCGCTGGCCGATCTGATACGCCGTGACTGGTTGTCGGACATGCAGCAGAAACACGCCGACCTGGCGTTGCTTTTTCCCGATCGGATGGTGGCTGCACTGGCGGAGGACGCATCGGCGGGATGTCCGGGCAAAAAAGACGTGAGATGA
- a CDS encoding (Fe-S)-binding protein encodes MSNRDLKPQDIARKTDQLVHIDPNELPRLPYPYQDWIDPEIEALSEAKRKNRDVSLDGVTNLNVPVPATDEEKEKLVAKFLDGLHKLLSKENNWTFLQPLMLSLENCVKCNTCSAACPIFNESGRIEAYRPIFRSEVLRRIIARYVKPGGRLIAPFTGANIDLNWETVARLAQLSYRCTLCRRCAQACPMGVDNGLLSREIRKLFSQELGIAPQELHEDGTIKQLETGSSTGITPFALADLMEFMEEDITERTGLSVKMPFDRSDADILLIHNAGEFLSWPENIQAFAIIFEAAGLKWTMSSDLVGYDSVNYGLFYDDAQYVKVTLKHAEVARKLGVKKVVLGECGHASKSAIAIGDRTWLADANIPRESAMVTLRDVVLNGRVKVDPERNNFPVTLHDPCNLTRAMGIIEPQREVLRRIAPQFREMTPHGVENYCCGGGSGFAIMQSHNFPQWRNAISGRRKFAQILGAFSRDELDPAVNKYVCAPCSNCKGQIRDMINYYDAWERCHLQYGGLVELVVNCMADVPEGFIEWDEFH; translated from the coding sequence ATGAGTAACCGCGACCTCAAGCCGCAGGACATCGCGCGCAAGACCGACCAGCTCGTTCATATCGATCCCAACGAGCTTCCCCGGCTGCCGTATCCGTATCAGGACTGGATTGACCCGGAGATCGAGGCGCTCTCCGAGGCGAAGCGGAAAAACCGTGATGTCTCCCTCGACGGTGTCACCAATCTCAACGTCCCTGTCCCGGCGACGGACGAAGAGAAAGAAAAGCTGGTAGCGAAATTCCTCGACGGCCTGCACAAGCTGCTTTCGAAAGAGAACAACTGGACATTCCTGCAGCCGCTCATGCTGTCGCTGGAAAACTGCGTCAAATGCAACACCTGCTCGGCGGCCTGTCCCATTTTCAACGAGAGCGGCCGAATCGAAGCCTATCGCCCGATCTTTCGCTCCGAAGTCCTTCGCCGGATAATTGCCAGGTACGTTAAGCCCGGCGGCCGCCTGATCGCGCCGTTTACCGGCGCCAATATCGATCTCAACTGGGAGACGGTCGCCCGGCTGGCCCAGTTGTCGTACCGCTGTACGCTCTGTCGCCGGTGCGCCCAGGCCTGTCCGATGGGAGTCGACAACGGTTTGCTCTCCCGCGAGATTCGCAAGCTGTTCAGTCAGGAGCTGGGGATCGCCCCGCAGGAATTGCATGAAGACGGGACGATCAAACAACTCGAAACGGGATCCTCAACCGGCATCACGCCGTTCGCGTTGGCCGACCTCATGGAATTCATGGAAGAGGACATCACCGAACGAACCGGCCTGTCGGTCAAGATGCCGTTCGACCGCAGTGATGCGGACATCCTGCTCATCCACAACGCGGGAGAATTTCTCTCCTGGCCGGAAAACATCCAGGCCTTCGCGATCATCTTCGAAGCTGCAGGACTGAAATGGACCATGTCCAGCGACCTCGTCGGTTACGACTCCGTCAACTACGGCTTGTTCTACGATGACGCCCAGTACGTAAAGGTCACGCTGAAACACGCCGAGGTCGCCCGCAAACTCGGCGTGAAGAAAGTGGTGCTCGGCGAATGCGGACACGCCTCGAAGTCGGCGATCGCGATCGGCGACCGGACCTGGCTTGCCGACGCCAACATCCCGCGCGAGTCCGCCATGGTCACGCTTCGCGATGTCGTGTTGAACGGCAGGGTCAAAGTTGATCCCGAACGGAACAACTTCCCCGTGACCCTTCACGATCCCTGCAACCTTACCCGTGCGATGGGCATCATCGAGCCGCAGCGCGAGGTGCTCCGCAGGATCGCCCCGCAGTTCCGCGAGATGACCCCCCACGGCGTGGAAAACTACTGCTGCGGCGGCGGATCAGGGTTCGCGATCATGCAGTCGCACAATTTCCCCCAGTGGCGCAACGCCATCTCGGGCCGGCGGAAGTTCGCCCAGATCCTCGGCGCGTTCTCCCGCGACGAACTCGATCCAGCTGTCAACAAGTACGTCTGCGCTCCCTGCTCCAACTGCAAGGGCCAGATCCGCGACATGATAAACTACTACGACGCCTGGGAACGATGCCACCTGCAATACGGCGGACTTGTCGAGCTGGTCGTCAACTGTATGGCCGACGTTCCCGAAGGCTTTATTGAATGGGATGAATTCCACTGA
- a CDS encoding metal-dependent hydrolase, with protein MDSLSQLVLGAAVGEVTLGEKVGNRALLWGAVAGTIPDLDVLFYPLMDAAAQLSWHRGISHSLLFNIAFAPVLGWVLYRINGRRASIGGWIALSMACLLSAVLLDCFTVYGTQLFQPFSNYQVGFNNISIIDPLFTVPLLAAVLAVAFIRRSLTARKAVILMGLGLSTAYMGATIVIKEYVGSVFEESLQRQQIEYDRLMTAPTLFNSVLWQATAEVPGGYRVGYYSLFDTRAEIEFTFVPRNEWLLNGLRETRAVRQLLWFSDGWYAVEQGSDSSIVFSDLRFGEIHTRSESRGQYMFNWKVTTDSSGTHFAQLEPDIDNASEAMHYLWDRIRGK; from the coding sequence ATGGACTCGCTGAGTCAGCTTGTATTGGGGGCGGCAGTCGGAGAGGTCACACTCGGTGAGAAGGTCGGCAACCGCGCGCTGCTGTGGGGAGCGGTGGCGGGGACGATTCCCGATCTCGACGTGCTGTTTTATCCGCTGATGGACGCGGCAGCACAGCTGAGCTGGCACCGCGGCATCTCGCATTCCCTGCTGTTCAATATCGCGTTTGCCCCGGTGCTCGGGTGGGTTCTGTACCGGATCAACGGACGACGGGCATCGATTGGCGGGTGGATCGCGCTTTCGATGGCCTGCCTGCTGTCGGCGGTCCTGTTGGACTGCTTTACGGTTTATGGAACGCAGCTATTCCAGCCGTTCAGCAACTACCAGGTGGGGTTCAACAATATTTCGATCATAGACCCGCTATTCACGGTACCGCTGCTGGCGGCGGTACTGGCGGTAGCGTTTATCCGGCGGTCGCTGACCGCGCGCAAGGCGGTTATTCTCATGGGGCTGGGACTCAGCACGGCCTACATGGGGGCGACTATTGTCATCAAGGAGTATGTCGGATCCGTCTTCGAGGAATCGCTGCAGAGACAGCAGATCGAGTACGACCGGCTGATGACCGCACCGACACTATTCAATTCGGTTTTGTGGCAGGCGACAGCCGAGGTTCCGGGAGGCTACAGAGTCGGGTATTACTCGCTTTTCGATACACGTGCGGAGATCGAGTTCACGTTCGTGCCCCGTAATGAGTGGCTTCTCAACGGTCTTCGTGAGACGCGAGCGGTGCGGCAGCTGCTCTGGTTCTCCGACGGTTGGTATGCCGTTGAGCAAGGCTCGGACAGTTCGATCGTGTTCAGCGACCTGCGATTCGGCGAAATTCACACGCGATCGGAGTCGCGGGGGCAGTACATGTTCAACTGGAAGGTTACGACCGATTCGTCGGGTACGCATTTCGCACAACTCGAACCGGATATAGACAATGCGAGCGAGGCGATGCATTACCTGTGGGATCGGATTCGGGGGAAGTGA
- a CDS encoding SIMPL domain-containing protein → MRTAHALILALGAVVAAAVFGMYFHDARSPQHDIAVTGYATMSFEADIVKWRVTLQRSTGLTDLVDGYRKIQGDVELFKRLLIDQGLAEEDISVQPINTYQNYGREGQVTGNTIQQALFVISSNIDAIETLALDPSKLIESGVTVQSSQLEFFSSKLADIKQQLLAEATRDAQKRAQEIVTSAGRTLGKVISLRSGVFQITEPYSTEVSGYGMYNTQTRQKDITVTVRASFLID, encoded by the coding sequence TTGAGAACCGCCCACGCACTCATACTCGCGCTCGGCGCCGTTGTGGCGGCCGCCGTATTCGGCATGTACTTTCATGACGCCCGTTCGCCGCAGCACGATATCGCCGTCACCGGCTATGCCACGATGAGTTTCGAGGCTGATATCGTCAAATGGCGCGTCACCCTCCAGCGGTCGACCGGCCTGACTGACCTGGTCGACGGCTACCGGAAGATCCAGGGCGACGTCGAGTTGTTCAAACGCCTTCTCATCGATCAGGGGCTCGCCGAGGAGGATATCTCGGTCCAGCCGATCAACACCTATCAGAATTACGGCCGTGAAGGGCAGGTGACGGGCAACACCATTCAACAGGCGTTGTTTGTCATATCGTCGAATATCGACGCCATTGAAACCTTGGCTCTCGACCCGTCAAAACTGATCGAGAGCGGCGTAACCGTCCAATCGTCGCAACTGGAGTTCTTCTCCTCGAAACTGGCCGACATCAAACAGCAGCTGCTCGCCGAAGCGACCAGAGACGCACAGAAGCGGGCTCAGGAAATCGTGACCAGCGCCGGCCGAACCCTCGGTAAGGTCATTAGCCTGCGCTCGGGCGTCTTCCAGATAACGGAGCCGTATTCCACTGAAGTGTCCGGCTATGGTATGTACAATACGCAGACCAGGCAGAAGGACATCACGGTTACCGTGCGAGCGTCGTTCCTGATCGACTGA
- a CDS encoding DUF1573 domain-containing protein, whose translation MKPASRYWVVFLLLAGTATAAPELTLPSSSFDFGYLPQNAVVSHRFLLRSTGDAVLEIKNIRLGCGCTRAPLERNTLPPGDSTWVELIFESKHYRGSLTKGAYIYANDTAASHLIGFSANVVPQPDETRPVTISPHILDISQFGAKARTELEFTIRNLSNREVKLTPIDVPDQYITLEMPDRIGASKSVTARISLTDSAIKQSFEKSFTFSVGEDRGTRFTVPIKRTIFGTDASSSAE comes from the coding sequence ATGAAACCGGCCAGCCGGTACTGGGTGGTGTTCCTACTGCTTGCGGGGACGGCGACGGCCGCTCCGGAACTGACCCTGCCGTCATCAAGCTTCGATTTCGGTTATCTGCCGCAGAATGCGGTGGTGAGCCATCGCTTTTTGCTTCGGTCGACCGGCGACGCCGTACTCGAAATCAAAAATATCAGGCTCGGCTGTGGCTGCACCAGGGCTCCGCTGGAGAGAAACACTCTGCCTCCCGGCGACTCAACGTGGGTCGAGCTGATATTCGAAAGCAAGCATTACCGCGGATCACTCACCAAAGGGGCCTACATTTACGCCAACGATACGGCGGCCTCTCATTTGATCGGGTTCAGCGCCAATGTTGTACCGCAACCGGATGAGACCCGGCCGGTCACGATCAGCCCCCACATACTGGACATTTCACAGTTCGGGGCGAAGGCGCGAACGGAACTGGAATTCACCATCCGTAATCTCTCGAATCGCGAGGTGAAGCTGACTCCGATCGATGTTCCGGATCAGTATATCACGCTGGAGATGCCTGACCGGATTGGGGCAAGCAAAAGCGTGACGGCGCGAATCAGTCTCACGGACTCAGCTATCAAACAGTCATTTGAGAAGTCATTCACGTTTTCCGTGGGTGAGGACCGCGGTACCCGGTTTACCGTACCGATTAAACGGACCATTTTCGGGACAGACGCCTCGTCATCCGCCGAGTAG
- the crcB gene encoding fluoride efflux transporter CrcB: protein MARYSLSGLIHRLSGSAFPWGTLVVNLMGCSLIGVLMVCSEDRDLISPEPRLLLGIGLLGAFTTISTFGYESLELLRDRQLLYCSMNLLVGVVGGLAAVWAGRLLGRHLFLYGETD from the coding sequence ATTGCACGCTACTCACTGTCGGGGCTTATCCATCGCCTGTCCGGCAGTGCATTCCCGTGGGGAACGCTTGTCGTAAACTTGATGGGTTGCTCTCTGATCGGTGTACTGATGGTGTGTTCTGAAGACCGTGACCTGATTTCGCCGGAGCCCCGTCTGTTGTTGGGAATCGGACTTCTGGGAGCATTCACGACTATCTCTACTTTTGGCTATGAATCGTTGGAACTTCTTCGTGACCGTCAACTGCTGTACTGTTCCATGAATCTGTTGGTCGGTGTCGTAGGTGGCCTGGCCGCCGTCTGGGCCGGTCGCCTTCTGGGCCGCCACTTGTTTCTGTACGGTGAGACCGACTAG